Proteins from a single region of Blastocatellia bacterium:
- a CDS encoding arginine repressor: MSARERREKLKQLIASKQMSRQAEIVEELKRLGFSVTQSCVSRDIARLGIVKMNGVYSLPRSLHPLTHGQILALDTAGDNLIVIKTEPGEAAPVALAIDHAQFAEVVGTVAGDDTLFVAVKTAADQQAALRRIKELFNLTEATIPAEGSD; this comes from the coding sequence ATGTCAGCGCGTGAGCGACGCGAAAAGCTCAAACAACTGATCGCAAGCAAGCAAATGAGTCGCCAGGCGGAAATCGTCGAGGAGCTGAAACGGCTGGGCTTTTCCGTCACTCAGTCATGTGTTTCGCGCGACATTGCACGGCTTGGGATCGTCAAGATGAATGGAGTTTATTCCCTTCCCCGGTCCCTGCATCCTCTGACGCATGGGCAGATCCTGGCGCTTGATACGGCTGGTGACAATCTCATCGTCATTAAGACCGAGCCTGGTGAAGCAGCGCCGGTTGCTCTAGCAATCGATCACGCTCAGTTTGCCGAGGTCGTTGGCACCGTTGCCGGAGACGACACGCTTTTTGTCGCCGTCAAGACGGCTGCCGACCAGCAAGCTGCACTTCGACGAATTAAGGAGCTTTTCAATCTGACAGAAGCGACGATCCCCGCAGAGGGATCAGACTAA
- a CDS encoding argininosuccinate synthase — MTHKEVKKVVLAYSGGLDTSVMLHWIKQRYGCEVIAYTADIGQGDELDGLEAKARATGASRVYIEDLKEEFVRDFIFLALKANAVYEGAYLMGTSLARPLIAKRQIEIARREKADTVAHGATGKGNDQVRFELTYYALAPDITVIAPWRIWEMRSRSDLMEYAARYNIPVAATKDKPYSTDRNLMHISFEGGILEDPWAEPPEDMFRLTVSPEQAPNKPETLYIGFEQGVPVSLNGEPLSPVALVQTLNEIGGRHGIGRIDIVENRFVGMKSRGVYETPGLTILHVAHRALESITLDREVLRLRDSLSVKIADLIYYGFWYSPEFTALKNLIEETQATVTGEVRLKLYKGNCVVTGRRSPCSLYAPEFATFEADSVYNQYDAEGFIKLNALRLRLAALRGRAVEGHGVKPSHRDHV; from the coding sequence ATGACACACAAGGAAGTCAAGAAAGTCGTCCTGGCCTATTCGGGCGGGCTAGACACATCGGTCATGCTCCACTGGATAAAGCAACGCTATGGCTGTGAGGTAATCGCCTACACAGCCGACATCGGTCAGGGAGATGAGCTTGACGGGTTAGAGGCGAAAGCCCGGGCGACGGGGGCCAGCCGGGTGTATATCGAGGACTTAAAGGAAGAGTTTGTCCGCGACTTCATCTTCCTGGCACTCAAAGCCAATGCCGTCTACGAGGGAGCGTACCTTATGGGGACGAGCCTGGCTCGTCCGCTCATTGCCAAACGTCAGATCGAGATCGCCCGCAGGGAGAAAGCTGATACCGTTGCCCACGGAGCGACGGGCAAAGGGAACGATCAGGTACGCTTTGAGCTGACCTATTATGCTCTTGCGCCCGACATCACCGTTATTGCTCCGTGGCGAATCTGGGAGATGCGCTCGCGATCCGATCTAATGGAGTATGCCGCTCGGTATAATATTCCCGTTGCCGCCACGAAGGACAAGCCATATTCAACCGATAGAAACCTCATGCATATTAGTTTCGAGGGAGGAATTCTCGAAGACCCCTGGGCCGAGCCGCCGGAGGACATGTTTCGCCTGACGGTTTCTCCCGAACAGGCCCCCAACAAGCCTGAGACCCTTTACATTGGCTTCGAGCAAGGCGTTCCCGTTTCGCTCAACGGTGAACCTCTCTCCCCCGTAGCACTCGTCCAGACGCTCAATGAGATTGGGGGACGGCATGGCATCGGGCGCATTGACATTGTGGAGAACCGATTCGTGGGGATGAAATCTCGGGGAGTCTATGAAACGCCGGGCCTTACCATTTTGCATGTGGCTCACCGAGCACTGGAGTCCATCACGCTGGATCGAGAGGTCCTCCGGCTGCGCGATTCGTTGTCTGTGAAGATCGCTGATCTGATCTACTATGGCTTCTGGTACTCGCCGGAGTTCACGGCCCTCAAAAACCTGATTGAGGAGACACAGGCCACGGTGACCGGAGAAGTCCGGCTGAAACTTTACAAGGGCAATTGTGTAGTGACGGGGCGACGATCGCCCTGCTCGCTTTACGCTCCCGAATTTGCCACGTTTGAAGCCGACTCGGTGTACAACCAGTACGATGCCGAGGGGTTCATCAAACTCAATGCACTTCGTTTGCGACTGGCAGCCCTACGAGGCCGTGCGGTCGAAGGGCATGGAGTGAAACCATCCCATCGCGACCATGTCTGA